The Pontibacter pudoricolor genome contains a region encoding:
- a CDS encoding sensor histidine kinase, whose protein sequence is MRPSLNLLLVFKQQIDLFRCENVPYYSPSRWQLSDLYNEIRMNYKPFLKQVVTAALTTVLLYYALVFVHLGTIWLFNTGVLVELAVAFFFLLAIFVSNSFISKAFTTGPFSRISGNWKAILEGIMVVTSSVTLCFLVYYLPYRVIYFAADAELSLLPERVRLAYVISSVAALFFYYFVERERNMKQLQKEHLRAEQLQKENFRAQLEALKNQVNPHFLFNSLNVLNSLIYVDPDKAATFLSQMSEVYRALLDSGDKPLVPLGKELELAKAYIYLMQTRFGDNVQFKVEVPPAYLHLQLPPTSLQMLLENAIKHNGSTTNKPLHISVFVKDAKLVVENNLQPRLEEVVSTKVGLQNISSRYTYFTDEKVEVAQNEQSFIVALPLLDVA, encoded by the coding sequence ATGCGGCCATCCCTGAATCTTCTGCTTGTTTTTAAGCAGCAAATAGATTTATTTCGATGCGAAAATGTGCCGTACTATAGTCCCTCCCGGTGGCAGCTTTCTGACCTTTATAACGAGATACGCATGAACTATAAACCCTTTCTGAAACAGGTCGTTACTGCTGCCCTTACAACAGTGCTTTTATATTATGCGCTGGTATTTGTGCACCTGGGTACTATCTGGCTTTTTAACACAGGTGTGCTGGTAGAACTGGCAGTAGCGTTCTTCTTTCTGCTGGCTATTTTCGTGTCTAACAGTTTTATTTCCAAAGCCTTTACCACCGGTCCATTCAGCCGAATCTCCGGCAACTGGAAAGCCATATTAGAAGGCATTATGGTGGTAACCAGCAGTGTTACCCTTTGCTTCCTGGTTTACTATCTTCCCTACAGAGTAATTTACTTCGCCGCTGATGCAGAGCTAAGCCTGTTGCCGGAACGGGTGCGCCTGGCCTATGTTATCAGTAGTGTGGCCGCGTTGTTCTTTTATTATTTTGTAGAGCGTGAGCGGAACATGAAGCAGCTGCAAAAAGAACATTTACGCGCTGAGCAATTGCAGAAAGAAAACTTCCGGGCGCAGCTGGAGGCCCTGAAGAATCAGGTAAATCCGCACTTCCTTTTCAATAGCCTGAACGTACTCAACTCACTTATCTATGTTGATCCGGACAAAGCCGCAACATTTCTAAGTCAGATGTCGGAAGTATACCGTGCGCTGCTTGATAGTGGTGATAAGCCGCTTGTACCGCTCGGAAAAGAACTGGAATTAGCCAAAGCTTATATCTACCTCATGCAAACCCGGTTTGGCGACAATGTGCAGTTTAAGGTAGAGGTACCACCAGCATACCTGCACTTGCAGTTACCTCCTACGTCGTTGCAGATGCTGCTGGAAAATGCCATAAAACACAATGGCTCTACCACAAATAAACCACTGCACATCTCCGTGTTTGTAAAAGATGCTAAGCTGGTAGTTGAAAACAACCTCCAACCCCGCCTTGAAGAAGTAGTCTCTACTAAAGTTGGCTTACAGAACATCAGCAGCAGGTATACATATTTTACTGATGAGAAAGTGGAAGTGGCGCAAAATGAGCAGTCTTTTATAGTAGCTTTACCTTTACTTGATGTAGCCTGA
- a CDS encoding LytR/AlgR family response regulator transcription factor: protein MKVVIVEDEQLAADALAVIVKRLRPQTEILSKIGSVEEAVQWFNLYQAPDLIFCDIHLSDGNSFEIFRQVTINCPVIFTTAYNQYAIEAFKVNSIDYLLKPIKPEDVALALKKYESQQRPVPQDMSQLQQVKSRFLVKQGQVIKTIPVEDVSYFWAEDGVVFLFTRQGKRFIINYTLDQLEEQLDKTVYFRANRQLIVHIHAVQEVHSYFKGRLTLQLHPALDKEVIISRSKASEFKLWLDM, encoded by the coding sequence ATGAAAGTAGTTATAGTTGAGGATGAGCAACTGGCAGCCGATGCTTTGGCTGTTATTGTAAAGAGGCTACGGCCCCAGACTGAAATTCTATCCAAGATCGGATCTGTGGAAGAGGCTGTACAATGGTTTAACCTGTACCAGGCACCAGACCTGATCTTTTGCGACATTCATCTCTCGGATGGTAACAGTTTTGAGATATTCAGGCAGGTAACTATAAACTGCCCGGTCATCTTCACGACGGCCTATAACCAGTATGCCATCGAAGCTTTTAAGGTAAACAGTATAGATTACCTGCTAAAACCGATTAAGCCAGAAGATGTGGCACTTGCTTTAAAAAAGTATGAAAGCCAGCAACGCCCTGTACCTCAGGATATGAGCCAGCTACAGCAGGTAAAATCCAGGTTCCTGGTAAAACAGGGACAGGTTATCAAAACCATTCCCGTAGAAGATGTATCCTACTTCTGGGCAGAAGATGGCGTTGTGTTTCTGTTTACCAGGCAAGGCAAACGGTTCATTATCAACTATACCTTAGACCAGCTGGAAGAGCAACTTGATAAAACTGTTTATTTCCGGGCGAACAGGCAGCTTATTGTGCACATCCATGCGGTGCAGGAAGTCCACTCTTATTTTAAGGGAAGGCTAACGCTGCAGTTACATCCGGCATTAGACAAAGAGGTTATCATCAGCAGGAGTAAAGCCTCAGAATTCAAACTATGGCTGGATATGTAA